The Amycolatopsis coloradensis sequence GTTCGGGGTGACTGACATGGCGATCTACGGTCGCGGCGAACCGTCGGCGACCACGCCCACGCGCGATCCGATCAGGCTCATCGTCGATGCCACTCCCACCCGGAGCCCGGCGGGAGGCGCCCCGAACCGGTCCCCCGGCTTGGCGCGGTACCTGCCGTATCGGTACTGCATCCCGAATGTCGCGACGATCGGCTCGCAGGTTCGGCTGGCGGAACTCGATTATTTCCGTGCGCAGTGGCTCGGCCAGGACACCGAGATCCAGATCCGCGTCGGCCCGGTCGGCAGCCGCCGCCCACTGCCACGCGCGGTCGTCACCCAGTTCGCCTGGCCGCCCGCGATCGAATACTCCGAGCATCTCGGCCGGTTCGGGGCGAACTTCCGGGTCTCTCTCGGCAGCCCGATCGAGGTGATCGTCTCCCCCGGTCTCGGCCGGTCACCCCATGTGGTCTACACGAACATCCTCGAGGCACTGTTGCGGTTCGTCGCGGTATCGCGCGGCGTGATGCTGCTGCATTCGGCCTGTGTGGAGCTCGACGGCTTCGGCGTGCTGATCTCCGCGCGAACCGACACGGGCAAGACCGGCACGGTGCTGCGACTGGTCCGCGAACGCGGTGCGAAGTTCCTCTCCGACGACATGATCGTGCTGTGTGGTGACGGCAGGGTGGGCTGCTTTCCCAAGCCGCTGACGATCAGCCACCACACGCTGCGGGCGGCGCGGTCCGAGGAACTGAGCCGCCGGGAGTGGCGACGCCTGTGGCTGCAGAGTCTGCTGCACTCCCGGCAAGGCCGTCAGCTGGGACTGTCCCTCAGCCACCTCAACGTGCCGATCATGGCCACGAACGCGCTCACCCAGCGGATCGTGCCGCCGCCCAAGTACGCGGTGGACCGGCTGCTGCCGTGCGAGATCGCAGCGGAGGCCAGGGTGACCGAGCTGTTCGTGATCGAGCGGGGCCCCTATGCCGTCGCCGATATGCGCCCGGAGGACACGGCGAGCACGCTCCTGGCCAACACCGAGGACGCCTACCAGTTCCCGCCGTTCAGCCACTTCACACCGTCCATTGTGATCGGCGAAGACGACCATCGGGCGTTGCGGGAGAAGGAACGCGACATCCTGTCCGCCGCCGTCCGCGGGATGAGGGCGCGCTCGCTGGCCGTGCCCGACTTCAGCTGGGCGGACGAGATCCCCAAACTGCTGATCACCGGCACGACTGGCGAGCGGCCCGCGCCCCGCCGGTCTGCGTGATGGGTGTACCGGCGGCGCCGGACATGACGGCCGGTACCGCCACCGGTGCGCGGCACCGATGGACGGCGCGGGTGTTCGCGCGCGGCGGCGTGGTGCCGGCGATGACGCTCATCGTGGGAGCCGGTGGTTTCCTGCGGGTGTGGGCCCTGGGCGAGATCGGCTTCAACAGCGACGAGGCGGTCTACGCCGGGCAAGCCGCCGCGCTGGCTGGAGATCCCGCGCTGTCCGGGCTGTTCCCGATCTTCCGGGCACACCCCTTGCTGTTTCAGGCGATCCTGTCGCTCGGGTTCTCCGGCGGCATGGGCGACACCGGCGCGCGGCTGATGTCCGTCACTTTCGGACTGTCCACAGTGGTGGCCGTGTACTTGCTCGGCAAGCTGCTGTACGGCCCGAAAACCGGGCTGGTGGCG is a genomic window containing:
- a CDS encoding GtrA family protein, whose amino-acid sequence is MKENAKGKSELDPTLTEFDIRPAQENQLPEISVIITAATQADNVAFIVRRLSQKQPGPSMEILLVDESDDGAGHAVLSLDGRSRVPVRLFHRAPGERHGGLGGAVLACLTQARGAWAVLMDGDRRYPPALAPWLTEIGRARDMDVVIASRFAGQDGVSRHWASLLSTTAAKAFFPHLLGRPSDPLSGFFAVRRAALNLDRLRLDGFKPLLEILVRHPGLRVAEVPLRTQPRSAGRRQVSPRAGVTLVRQLVRLRTAPPGRHALSPNNRLMRAGAFGLVGLSGLVVNTAVLWLLHGHLLGLHYLLAAILATEASTTWLFVLTEMLVYRGAKSSSTVSRAVRFFLLNHALLVLRLPMLALLVDAIGLGVLSANAFTLGLLFLVRFGVTDMAIYGRGEPSATTPTRDPIRLIVDATPTRSPAGGAPNRSPGLARYLPYRYCIPNVATIGSQVRLAELDYFRAQWLGQDTEIQIRVGPVGSRRPLPRAVVTQFAWPPAIEYSEHLGRFGANFRVSLGSPIEVIVSPGLGRSPHVVYTNILEALLRFVAVSRGVMLLHSACVELDGFGVLISARTDTGKTGTVLRLVRERGAKFLSDDMIVLCGDGRVGCFPKPLTISHHTLRAARSEELSRREWRRLWLQSLLHSRQGRQLGLSLSHLNVPIMATNALTQRIVPPPKYAVDRLLPCEIAAEARVTELFVIERGPYAVADMRPEDTASTLLANTEDAYQFPPFSHFTPSIVIGEDDHRALREKERDILSAAVRGMRARSLAVPDFSWADEIPKLLITGTTGERPAPRRSA